The Desulfarculaceae bacterium genome window below encodes:
- a CDS encoding tetratricopeptide repeat protein produces MSAPGENRAARLGLELAVLAAVWAYLLLYFRPDLLTSPGITTGGDTGSHVYAAWYMKNVLLPSGSILGWCPGNLAGYPIFQFYFPLPFLGMAALGWLIPLNMAFKLITAGGAFIMPLGLYLGLRLARAPFPAPALGAVFSLLFLFNNTNSTYGGNLPSLLAGEFTYSYSLALMAVFLGALWGDLEQRKHPVRTALWLAATGLSHGGPLLFGVLAGGLVLFHRQFAARAVYLGKVYALAFAFMGFWIVPLLVFAPYNSPHNMVWIITDWQAVVPPLLWPLMAVALASLVLGLAARLRQGQPLGAAAFFLGQVLLASLLYLVAFHINVIDIRFLPFAWLAITMWAAWALGSWLARAPGRALAPVLALVLVVLAVGYNVSYLPRWIAWNYAGYESAPGWEDYQRLNDYLKGGPADPRVMYEHSVLHRRAGTVRAMECLPLFSGRSTLEGLYIQSSPNSPFIYYLQSLTCQAPSTPITGYNYARFDLARALPRLGLFNVSQLVAISQKTRRLLDADPTYSLAAEIGPYGVYRVAGGGDGYVVPLKYKPVLVTARDWKSEAFEWFRRGDLEVPLVFAPRAEAGDPARYAAVLPKAPAKPPRKPLPPARVSSRVGWQEIEITTDSRAPLLIRMSYHPNWKVEGAERVLLASPAFMLIYPTRDKVRLYFGQTWPNYLGQVLFVLACLVGVLCLPGLRGAVWSMALRGAVDRPLESLATGLERILASPLDWASRHTLALALAGLLAVATGAGAYVGLGLKADSTVAYNQGKVAFDAKDYARAAELFADAARRFPRSLMIDYMLYHQGLSLMKLKEYDQAVEVFQGLARRLPESRVVPEALFHAGLCYERAGRPERARVEWRELMESFPFTHWSDLARKGLQRLPHGQ; encoded by the coding sequence ATGAGCGCGCCGGGGGAGAACCGCGCCGCCCGCCTGGGCCTGGAGCTGGCCGTCCTGGCCGCGGTGTGGGCCTATCTGTTGCTCTACTTCCGGCCCGACCTGCTCACCAGCCCGGGCATCACCACCGGCGGCGACACCGGCAGCCACGTGTACGCGGCCTGGTATATGAAAAACGTGCTTCTGCCCTCGGGAAGCATCCTGGGCTGGTGCCCGGGCAACCTGGCCGGCTACCCCATCTTCCAGTTCTATTTCCCCCTGCCCTTTTTGGGCATGGCCGCCCTGGGCTGGCTCATTCCCCTGAACATGGCCTTCAAGCTCATCACCGCGGGCGGGGCCTTCATCATGCCCCTGGGCCTGTACCTGGGCCTGCGCCTGGCCCGGGCCCCCTTCCCGGCCCCGGCCCTGGGCGCGGTGTTCAGCCTGCTGTTCTTGTTCAACAACACCAACAGCACCTATGGCGGCAACCTGCCCAGCCTGCTGGCGGGGGAGTTCACCTATTCCTACAGCCTGGCCCTGATGGCCGTGTTCCTGGGGGCCCTGTGGGGCGACCTTGAACAGCGCAAGCACCCGGTGCGCACGGCCCTGTGGCTGGCCGCCACCGGGCTGAGCCACGGCGGGCCGCTCCTGTTCGGGGTGCTGGCCGGGGGCCTGGTGCTCTTCCACCGCCAGTTCGCGGCCCGGGCGGTGTATTTGGGCAAGGTCTACGCCCTGGCCTTTGCCTTCATGGGCTTCTGGATCGTGCCCCTGTTGGTCTTCGCGCCCTACAACAGCCCCCACAACATGGTGTGGATCATCACCGACTGGCAGGCGGTGGTGCCGCCCCTGCTCTGGCCGCTCATGGCCGTGGCCCTGGCCTCGCTGGTCCTGGGCCTGGCCGCCCGCTTGCGCCAAGGCCAGCCCCTGGGCGCGGCGGCCTTTTTCCTGGGCCAGGTGCTCCTGGCCTCGCTGCTTTATCTGGTGGCCTTCCACATCAACGTCATCGACATCCGCTTTTTGCCCTTTGCCTGGCTGGCCATCACCATGTGGGCCGCCTGGGCCCTGGGCTCCTGGCTGGCCCGAGCGCCGGGCCGGGCCCTGGCCCCGGTGCTGGCCCTGGTGCTGGTGGTGCTGGCGGTGGGCTACAACGTCAGCTACCTCCCCCGCTGGATCGCCTGGAACTATGCCGGGTATGAATCCGCCCCCGGCTGGGAAGATTACCAACGGCTCAACGACTACCTCAAGGGCGGCCCGGCCGATCCCCGGGTGATGTACGAACATTCTGTTTTGCACCGCCGGGCGGGCACGGTTCGGGCCATGGAGTGCCTGCCCCTGTTCTCGGGCCGGTCCACCCTGGAGGGGCTCTACATCCAGTCCTCGCCCAACTCGCCGTTCATCTATTACTTGCAATCCCTGACCTGCCAGGCCCCCAGCACCCCCATCACCGGCTACAACTACGCCCGCTTCGACCTGGCCCGCGCCCTGCCCCGTTTGGGTCTGTTCAACGTGAGCCAGCTCGTGGCCATCAGCCAAAAGACCCGCCGCCTGCTGGACGCGGACCCCACCTACTCCCTGGCGGCCGAGATCGGGCCCTACGGGGTCTACCGGGTGGCCGGCGGAGGCGATGGCTACGTGGTCCCCCTCAAGTACAAGCCAGTGCTGGTGACCGCCCGCGACTGGAAAAGCGAGGCCTTTGAGTGGTTCCGGCGCGGCGACCTGGAGGTGCCCCTGGTCTTCGCGCCCCGGGCGGAGGCCGGCGACCCGGCCCGCTACGCCGCGGTGCTGCCCAAGGCCCCGGCCAAGCCGCCCCGTAAGCCCCTGCCTCCGGCACGGGTGAGCTCGCGGGTGGGCTGGCAGGAGATCGAGATCACCACCGATTCCCGCGCCCCCTTGCTTATCAGAATGTCCTATCACCCCAACTGGAAGGTGGAGGGAGCCGAGCGGGTGCTCCTGGCCAGCCCGGCCTTTATGCTCATCTACCCCACCCGGGACAAGGTGCGCCTGTACTTCGGCCAGACCTGGCCCAATTATCTGGGGCAGGTGCTGTTCGTGTTGGCCTGTCTTGTCGGAGTGTTGTGCCTGCCCGGCCTGCGAGGCGCGGTCTGGAGCATGGCCCTGCGCGGTGCGGTCGACCGCCCCCTGGAGAGCCTGGCCACCGGGTTGGAGCGCATCCTGGCCAGCCCCCTGGACTGGGCCTCGCGCCACACCCTGGCCCTGGCCCTGGCCGGGCTGCTCGCGGTGGCCACGGGGGCCGGGGCCTACGTGGGCCTGGGGCTAAAGGCCGATTCCACCGTGGCCTACAACCAAGGCAAGGTTGCGTTCGACGCCAAGGACTACGCTCGCGCCGCCGAGCTGTTCGCGGACGCGGCCCGCCGCTTCCCCCGCTCCCTGATGATCGACTACATGCTGTATCACCAGGGCCTCAGCCTGATGAAGCTCAAGGAATACGACCAAGCGGTGGAGGTTTTCCAGGGCTTGGCGCGCCGCCTGCCCGAATCGCGCGTGGTGCCCGAGGCCCTGTTCCACGCCGGCCTTTGCTATGAGCGCGCCGGACGTCCGGAGCGGGCCCGGGTGGAGTGGCGGGAGCTGATGGAGAGCTTCCCCTTCACCCATTGGTCCGACCTGGCCCGCAAAGGCCTACAACGCCTGCCACACGGCCAGTAG
- a CDS encoding outer membrane beta-barrel protein, with product MNRSNIYLSQNNTVSDNILQVMPYIGVMHNFTPTSYWSLSYNGTYAWYQENDQNNWASHYIPFDFFLGGKTGAFVELSNDFWRSSDPYGSQDLYKLGQQVSRTQNITYLAPGWTFSEKTKAKVFGRYTILEYDDDQDRYQNQREWNVGGVFYYKFMPKTSALFEYKYVNREYPDQPTGASEDQYRHDFMVGVTWDATSKIQGEAKVGYGFMDYDNEYNTVGQKYENKNTWIAEMNVTWQATPKVLVTGTLQRAIRQSTQGVVGTSFPNNYYVDTFAGLGARWTFIRNLTAFANLGAGLNDYNSLDGTSAREDDIYKAQVGLEYAFLKYMYVQGYYYYDYRDSNKDNLGYTDNVFYVGLGGRF from the coding sequence ATGAACCGTTCCAACATCTACCTGTCCCAGAACAACACCGTCTCGGACAACATCCTGCAGGTCATGCCCTATATCGGTGTGATGCACAACTTCACCCCGACCAGCTACTGGTCGCTTTCCTATAACGGCACCTACGCTTGGTACCAGGAAAACGACCAGAACAACTGGGCCAGCCACTACATCCCCTTTGACTTCTTCCTGGGTGGCAAAACCGGGGCCTTCGTGGAGCTGTCCAACGACTTCTGGCGCTCCAGCGACCCCTACGGCAGCCAGGACCTGTACAAGCTGGGCCAGCAGGTCTCGCGTACCCAGAATATCACCTACCTGGCTCCCGGCTGGACCTTCAGCGAGAAGACCAAGGCCAAGGTGTTCGGCCGCTACACCATTCTGGAATATGACGACGACCAAGACCGCTACCAGAACCAGCGGGAGTGGAACGTGGGCGGCGTGTTCTACTACAAGTTCATGCCCAAGACTTCGGCCCTGTTCGAGTACAAGTACGTCAACCGTGAGTATCCCGACCAGCCCACCGGCGCCTCGGAAGACCAGTACCGCCACGACTTCATGGTCGGCGTGACCTGGGACGCCACCAGCAAGATCCAGGGCGAGGCCAAGGTCGGTTACGGCTTCATGGACTACGACAATGAGTACAACACCGTCGGCCAGAAGTACGAGAACAAGAACACCTGGATCGCCGAGATGAACGTTACCTGGCAGGCTACTCCCAAGGTGCTGGTGACGGGTACCTTGCAACGAGCCATCCGCCAGTCCACCCAAGGTGTGGTTGGCACCTCCTTCCCCAACAACTACTATGTTGACACTTTTGCAGGCCTGGGCGCCCGCTGGACCTTCATCCGCAACCTGACCGCCTTTGCAAACCTGGGCGCGGGCCTCAACGACTACAACAGCCTGGATGGCACCTCGGCCCGCGAGGACGACATCTACAAGGCCCAGGTCGGCCTCGAGTACGCATTCCTGAAGTACATGTACGTGCAGGGCTACTACTACTACGACTACCGGGACTCCAACAAGGACAACCTCGGTTACACCGACAACGTGTTCTACGTCGGGCTGGGCGGCCGCTTCTAA
- a CDS encoding polysaccharide export protein: MNLQRRLFDHKPSAPTAEPAKPTPPRPAVAQAKAPEAAPPASDKAKPQMAKPEPPKENPLTAAVAQEFEKARQMTVGEYIRTYGVPKAHADYKVGPQDVLNIRVFDEPELTREDLRVSSQGKITMPLIGPVKVDGLSPRQIETLLQIRYKQEGILKHPQISAHIKEFRGRWALILGAVNQPGRHPMEGNERLMEMLAKAGGIKFDAEGDIAANKIRILRRISGNGKDSNRDRVSMEIDLESMTRGDHPEYNLSMQHRDVIYVPEAARFFITGEVKSPGYYKIKDRDISVVEAITMAGGLTRIAAGNRTKLVRVKDGKEVTIKVPVDDILDGDKSADVDVQPDDVIVVPQSYF, from the coding sequence ATGAACCTTCAGCGGCGGTTGTTCGACCACAAACCCAGTGCTCCCACTGCCGAGCCCGCCAAGCCCACTCCGCCGCGTCCCGCCGTGGCCCAAGCCAAGGCCCCCGAAGCCGCCCCGCCGGCGTCCGACAAGGCCAAACCCCAGATGGCCAAGCCGGAGCCCCCCAAGGAAAACCCACTCACTGCAGCGGTTGCCCAAGAGTTCGAGAAGGCCCGCCAGATGACCGTGGGCGAATACATCCGCACCTACGGCGTACCCAAGGCCCACGCGGACTACAAGGTGGGCCCTCAGGACGTGCTCAATATCAGGGTGTTCGATGAGCCTGAGCTTACCCGCGAAGACCTGCGCGTGTCCTCCCAAGGCAAGATCACCATGCCCCTGATCGGGCCGGTCAAGGTGGACGGGCTTTCACCACGCCAAATCGAGACCCTCCTGCAAATCCGCTACAAGCAAGAAGGTATCCTCAAGCATCCCCAGATTTCGGCCCACATCAAGGAATTCCGGGGACGTTGGGCGCTCATCCTAGGCGCGGTCAACCAGCCGGGCCGCCATCCCATGGAGGGCAACGAGCGCCTCATGGAGATGCTGGCAAAGGCGGGAGGCATCAAGTTCGACGCGGAAGGCGACATCGCAGCTAACAAGATTCGCATTCTGCGCCGCATATCAGGTAACGGCAAGGACTCCAACCGCGATCGGGTGTCCATGGAGATTGACCTGGAATCCATGACCCGCGGCGACCATCCCGAATACAACCTTTCCATGCAGCACCGCGACGTCATTTATGTGCCCGAAGCAGCCCGCTTCTTCATCACCGGCGAGGTCAAGAGCCCAGGATATTACAAAATCAAGGACCGGGATATTAGCGTGGTCGAGGCCATCACCATGGCCGGCGGCCTCACCAGGATAGCGGCCGGCAACCGCACCAAGCTGGTTAGGGTTAAGGACGGCAAGGAAGTAACCATCAAGGTTCCGGTTGACGACATACTCGATGGTGACAAAAGCGCTGACGTGGACGTCCAGCCGGACGACGTCATCGTGGTGCCGCAAAGCTACTTCTAG
- a CDS encoding polysaccharide biosynthesis tyrosine autokinase, translating to MIGSGQEKSIHLRDYIDVIKRRRLPILAVFLVVVGLVATYTFLATKQYTATTQLLIEQGAQRSFSLQDALAVDASAMDFYQTQYRLIESRAIAEKVVKQLQLYKLHEFGAPLPGETPEKKLTPEQKIRQAAEIFLTKVKVTPIRQSRLVNISFTSGEPVLAAKVANAIAKAYIDYVLDRKLRISQMAVNFLGRRIDEQRRKLQASQLSLQKYMEDNKLVNVISDDYNTITSQKLAELNQKLIEAETSRKEAEARYRLALKARSDTRKLDSIREFLDSPVIQKVRERDLEISKREAELSQKYGSRHPKMLALQAEKKAIEQQRNGEINQIINSLDNQYRIALTKENAIRQALEHQKEDAMITRKKAIGFNVIKREVDTNQQLFNMLLAKVKEARITEEIDVGSVMVVDSAEVPHGPSKPRVRLNLALAVLGGLILSLFWGFLLEYMDNTIKLPSQIEDQLGLPLLGSVPFDTTLHSPRGKGNTDQAPVVLAALSRPNASTIEPLRIVRTAISLSKAGSPPRSIVVSSSLEREGKSVTAACLAVAFAEANKRTIIIDADLRKPRQHRLWNKNNNLGLSTVLSGQSSIQNCVHADVIPNVDVITSGPIPPSPSELFQSELMGRVMEVLGKAYDQIIIDSPPILPLADPLILGSLADGLILVAAAAKIPVHVLEQSVNKLNKAGIDLLGVILNQVEKGRSDYYYGGYKHRYYYQYGYGEQKSK from the coding sequence ATGATAGGTTCGGGCCAAGAAAAGTCCATACACCTGCGCGATTACATTGACGTAATTAAACGGCGCCGCCTACCCATCCTGGCCGTGTTCCTGGTCGTTGTGGGCCTGGTAGCTACATACACCTTTTTAGCGACCAAACAATACACCGCCACCACCCAGTTGCTCATAGAGCAAGGGGCCCAGCGCTCCTTCTCCCTGCAGGACGCCCTGGCCGTGGACGCTTCGGCCATGGACTTCTACCAGACCCAATACCGCCTCATAGAGAGCCGGGCCATTGCGGAAAAGGTGGTCAAACAGCTTCAACTGTACAAGCTGCACGAGTTCGGAGCGCCGCTTCCCGGAGAAACCCCGGAAAAGAAGCTCACTCCAGAGCAGAAAATCAGGCAGGCGGCTGAGATCTTTCTGACCAAAGTCAAGGTGACCCCCATCCGGCAGAGCCGCCTGGTCAACATCTCCTTCACCAGCGGCGAGCCGGTTTTGGCGGCCAAAGTGGCCAACGCCATCGCCAAGGCCTACATTGACTACGTGTTGGACCGCAAGCTCAGGATCAGCCAGATGGCGGTCAACTTCCTGGGCCGGCGCATCGACGAGCAGCGCCGCAAGCTGCAGGCCTCCCAACTGTCCCTGCAGAAGTACATGGAAGACAACAAGCTGGTCAATGTAATCTCCGACGATTACAACACCATCACCTCCCAAAAGCTGGCCGAGCTGAATCAAAAGCTCATCGAGGCCGAGACCTCCCGCAAGGAGGCCGAGGCCCGCTACCGCCTGGCTCTCAAGGCCCGCAGCGACACCAGGAAGCTCGACAGCATCCGCGAGTTCCTGGACAGTCCGGTGATCCAAAAGGTGCGGGAGCGCGATCTGGAGATTAGCAAGCGCGAGGCCGAGCTCTCCCAGAAGTACGGCTCCCGGCACCCCAAGATGTTGGCCCTCCAGGCTGAAAAAAAGGCCATCGAACAACAGCGCAACGGCGAGATCAATCAGATCATCAACTCCCTGGACAACCAATACCGCATCGCCCTGACCAAGGAAAATGCCATCCGCCAGGCATTGGAGCATCAGAAAGAAGACGCGATGATCACGCGCAAGAAGGCCATCGGCTTCAATGTGATCAAGCGCGAGGTGGACACCAACCAGCAACTGTTCAACATGCTACTGGCCAAGGTGAAAGAGGCACGCATCACCGAAGAGATTGATGTGGGCTCGGTGATGGTGGTGGACTCGGCCGAGGTCCCCCATGGTCCCTCCAAGCCTCGGGTTAGGCTGAACCTTGCCCTGGCCGTGCTAGGCGGCCTGATATTGTCATTGTTCTGGGGTTTCCTATTGGAGTACATGGACAATACCATTAAGCTGCCCAGTCAGATCGAGGACCAGCTGGGACTTCCCTTGTTGGGCAGCGTGCCCTTTGACACCACCTTGCATAGTCCCCGCGGCAAGGGGAACACAGACCAGGCCCCGGTGGTGTTGGCCGCCCTGTCGCGGCCCAACGCCTCCACCATCGAACCGCTACGCATCGTGCGCACGGCCATATCGCTCTCTAAGGCGGGCAGCCCGCCCCGCTCCATCGTGGTGAGCAGCTCTCTGGAGCGCGAGGGCAAAAGCGTCACCGCCGCCTGTCTGGCCGTGGCTTTTGCCGAGGCCAACAAGCGAACCATCATTATCGATGCCGACCTGCGCAAACCCCGGCAGCACCGTCTGTGGAACAAGAACAACAACCTGGGGCTCTCCACGGTGCTCAGCGGCCAATCCAGCATCCAGAACTGCGTCCACGCGGATGTCATCCCCAACGTGGACGTGATCACCTCCGGCCCCATCCCGCCCAGCCCCTCGGAGCTATTCCAGTCCGAGCTCATGGGCCGGGTCATGGAGGTGTTGGGCAAGGCTTATGACCAGATCATCATCGACTCGCCGCCCATTCTGCCCCTGGCCGACCCCCTGATCCTGGGCAGCCTTGCCGACGGCCTGATCCTGGTGGCCGCAGCGGCCAAAATCCCGGTCCACGTCCTGGAGCAGTCGGTGAACAAGCTCAACAAGGCGGGAATCGATCTGCTGGGGGTGATCCTCAACCAGGTGGAAAAGGGCCGCTCAGACTACTATTACGGCGGCTACAAGCACCGCTACTACTATCAGTATGGATACGGCGAGCAAAAATCCAAGTAA
- a CDS encoding tetratricopeptide repeat protein, whose product MGKVACHTLLSALLATAVLLVALWTAGAFYYAQALYAIPAKSPTRDIPEEAKARLANCLFSLNNSLTLNPVDYENWYSRSKVIELGYAALPDSWKNHAWEFDLTRAIVRSPGTVSPVLRLALACAAGQRRLVPKANGCNGIFEAAIQRAPMYAYAHLRYAGYLYTEALSKPKQRQELAERVCQNYGFALSSLFASRLLKGWHQDRAYYDCPNLADRFTQMEPLNPISKEQWYLLGKGVARKGERFLNTNQASIIAYMQNQNASVADYEAFARGLAQFGLVKGGENILYSYLMGHEQDGKGWEAILRYLDNNRKALGKERMALALSLAVQRVVPEASSGLFLMDQARRLSRVDLVEAMFKRLVASFPDDPEIYLGMGRCQARLGRRAESVAYFRKAVLLDPNSPRLHIELGRAYVAIKQFNLAIDEFQKALDLSPDSKLAKEEMRRMGIYEN is encoded by the coding sequence GTGGGAAAAGTTGCATGCCATACCTTATTGAGCGCATTGTTAGCCACAGCGGTCTTGCTAGTGGCTTTGTGGACGGCTGGCGCGTTCTACTATGCCCAGGCTTTATATGCAATACCGGCCAAGTCGCCGACCAGGGATATCCCGGAGGAAGCCAAGGCGCGGTTGGCCAACTGCCTTTTCTCTCTGAACAACAGCCTCACGCTCAATCCCGTTGACTATGAAAATTGGTATTCCCGCAGCAAGGTTATTGAACTGGGCTACGCCGCCCTGCCTGACTCCTGGAAAAACCATGCCTGGGAATTCGACCTGACCCGTGCCATTGTCAGATCACCCGGCACGGTGTCGCCCGTGCTGCGTTTAGCTCTGGCGTGCGCGGCGGGCCAACGGCGTTTGGTTCCAAAAGCCAACGGCTGCAATGGCATTTTTGAGGCCGCCATCCAGCGGGCGCCTATGTATGCATATGCCCATCTTAGGTATGCCGGATACCTTTACACCGAGGCCTTGAGCAAACCGAAACAAAGACAGGAACTTGCCGAGAGGGTTTGTCAAAACTACGGCTTCGCCCTTTCCAGTTTGTTCGCCAGCAGACTGCTCAAGGGTTGGCACCAAGATCGGGCCTATTACGATTGCCCAAATCTGGCCGACCGCTTTACCCAGATGGAGCCTTTGAATCCCATATCCAAAGAACAATGGTATCTACTGGGTAAGGGAGTCGCTAGAAAAGGCGAGCGCTTCTTAAACACGAATCAAGCAAGCATCATTGCTTATATGCAAAACCAGAACGCTTCTGTGGCTGATTACGAGGCCTTTGCCAGAGGTTTGGCCCAATTTGGACTCGTTAAGGGTGGCGAGAACATTTTATATTCCTACCTGATGGGACACGAGCAGGATGGCAAGGGATGGGAGGCCATACTGCGCTACCTTGATAACAACCGGAAAGCTTTAGGAAAAGAGCGAATGGCCTTGGCCCTCTCGTTAGCGGTTCAAAGGGTGGTGCCAGAAGCTTCATCAGGCTTGTTTCTCATGGATCAGGCACGCAGACTTTCGAGGGTAGATCTGGTCGAGGCCATGTTCAAGAGACTAGTTGCCTCCTTCCCTGATGATCCCGAAATTTATCTTGGCATGGGTCGGTGCCAGGCTAGGTTGGGCCGCCGGGCGGAGTCTGTCGCTTACTTTCGCAAGGCGGTTCTTTTAGATCCTAATTCTCCAAGACTACACATCGAGCTTGGGCGTGCCTACGTAGCGATCAAACAGTTTAATTTGGCCATTGACGAATTCCAAAAGGCTTTGGACCTGAGTCCAGACAGTAAATTGGCAAAAGAAGAAATGCGGCGTATGGGAATATATGAAAATTGA
- a CDS encoding glycosyltransferase — translation MVFLIIDPYGEKGGGAILLKTQIDILRKLRPEDDFIIFKTKVATRNKFASYFLQFLNVTQKASIIKKADLVIICSVYQIENILIARKLKSLNIPYILLPKGDFPPHVSLNKSINKYVIKKFLWGFFIRNMMNNATRLVTTSHNEIFWYKCSGYSSNRYAVISNPLDINFNPISEFNKEQRERPLVLWLGRYSPEKNLEFLLESWKLVVHEIPEAVLFLAGYQKNKKYVNKIRRRIQRYNLQNNVILSDWLNLDFKQQLLDLCNCLVLPSHYESFGNVVLEAISSNTPVVVSDNTPWRDLPNQIGACIPLCREDWARWIIRYINSNEDISAGINLRKKYLEKFEYNVIMSNWNRLLEAVCSEIATKKA, via the coding sequence ATGGTTTTCTTAATCATAGATCCTTATGGTGAAAAAGGCGGAGGCGCAATACTTTTAAAAACTCAAATTGATATTTTGCGTAAGCTAAGACCTGAAGATGATTTTATTATTTTTAAAACCAAAGTCGCCACCCGCAACAAGTTCGCTAGTTATTTCCTACAATTTTTAAACGTTACCCAAAAAGCCAGCATTATCAAAAAGGCTGACCTCGTAATAATTTGCAGCGTATATCAGATTGAAAATATACTGATCGCCCGCAAGTTGAAAAGCCTTAATATACCCTATATTCTATTACCGAAAGGCGACTTTCCCCCACACGTATCGCTGAATAAAAGTATAAACAAATATGTTATCAAAAAATTCCTTTGGGGTTTTTTTATAAGAAATATGATGAATAATGCAACTCGCCTGGTCACAACTTCTCACAACGAAATATTTTGGTACAAATGCAGCGGATATTCAAGCAACCGTTATGCTGTAATTTCAAACCCCTTAGACATAAATTTCAATCCAATCAGCGAATTTAACAAAGAACAGCGCGAGCGTCCTCTTGTATTGTGGTTGGGTCGATATTCTCCAGAAAAGAATTTAGAATTTTTACTTGAATCCTGGAAGCTTGTTGTGCACGAAATACCAGAAGCCGTTCTTTTTCTGGCAGGCTATCAAAAAAACAAAAAGTATGTCAATAAAATTAGACGGAGAATACAGAGATACAATCTTCAAAACAATGTGATTTTGAGTGATTGGTTAAATTTAGATTTCAAACAGCAGTTGCTTGACTTATGCAATTGCCTTGTTTTGCCCAGCCACTATGAATCATTTGGCAATGTTGTCTTGGAAGCTATTTCCTCTAACACTCCAGTTGTTGTATCAGACAACACACCTTGGCGTGATTTGCCTAATCAAATTGGGGCATGCATCCCTTTATGTCGTGAAGACTGGGCCCGCTGGATCATTAGATATATTAATTCAAACGAGGATATCTCAGCGGGTATTAATTTACGTAAAAAATATTTAGAGAAGTTTGAATATAACGTTATAATGTCCAATTGGAATCGCCTGCTGGAGGCAGTTTGCAGTGAGATCGCAACCAAAAAAGCTTAA
- a CDS encoding glycosyltransferase, translated as MRSQPKKLKIYYVGPVVHGSLSAQRAMIMKRLGHSVTIQNIAIRVGQNKNQLKNRLLAKLKLAQHRKKLNAQIISAIKNDNFNILWVDKGLDILPSTLHEVRLNNPNVKIVNFNPDNPFGSKATGWKNHINSIPYFNIVFVPRDRNIAEYKEHNAQHVSRFYWGYTPEIHMPLYISSELKNRIGGSVGFIGSYEKQRFDYLLYAAQNGIRIRVWGGGWSKYRLKSKNLIIENRELWGGYFTKGINSFDVNLCFLNKANFDTFNTRCVVIPACRSVMLCERTKDTTKYFKDNSEAMLFDSKDEFLSKLQYLTQNHAARDNMKNNAYNRCQKDKYSNYHLIINLLNQVNKN; from the coding sequence GTGAGATCGCAACCAAAAAAGCTTAAGATTTACTACGTAGGACCTGTCGTTCATGGTTCTTTGAGTGCGCAAAGAGCTATGATTATGAAACGGCTTGGTCATAGCGTTACCATACAAAATATTGCCATTCGTGTTGGGCAAAATAAAAATCAACTTAAAAACAGATTGCTGGCCAAATTAAAACTAGCTCAGCACCGTAAAAAATTAAACGCTCAAATAATTAGCGCAATAAAAAATGACAATTTTAACATCTTGTGGGTCGACAAAGGTCTTGATATTCTACCCAGTACTCTCCATGAAGTAAGGCTAAACAATCCTAATGTTAAAATTGTAAACTTCAACCCTGACAACCCTTTTGGCAGCAAGGCTACTGGCTGGAAAAACCATATAAATAGCATACCATATTTCAATATTGTTTTTGTTCCCCGTGACAGAAATATCGCTGAATACAAAGAGCATAATGCACAACATGTATCACGTTTTTATTGGGGATATACGCCTGAAATACATATGCCACTGTATATCAGTTCGGAGTTAAAGAATCGAATTGGAGGAAGCGTTGGCTTTATCGGGTCTTACGAAAAGCAACGTTTTGATTATTTATTATACGCCGCCCAAAATGGGATTCGCATTAGAGTATGGGGCGGCGGATGGTCTAAGTACAGACTGAAATCTAAGAACCTTATTATTGAAAACAGGGAGCTGTGGGGAGGTTATTTTACCAAAGGCATTAACTCTTTTGATGTCAACCTATGCTTTCTAAACAAGGCTAACTTCGACACTTTTAACACCCGATGTGTCGTGATACCTGCGTGTAGATCTGTAATGTTATGTGAGCGAACTAAAGATACAACAAAATATTTTAAAGACAACAGCGAGGCAATGCTGTTTGACTCAAAAGATGAATTTCTCTCTAAACTTCAATATCTAACTCAAAATCATGCCGCGCGAGACAACATGAAAAATAACGCTTACAATAGGTGCCAAAAAGACAAATATAGCAACTACCATCTAATTATAAACCTGCTTAACCAAGTCAACAAAAATTAA